The following are encoded in a window of Phaseolus vulgaris cultivar G19833 chromosome 3, P. vulgaris v2.0, whole genome shotgun sequence genomic DNA:
- the LOC137807882 gene encoding LRR receptor-like serine/threonine-protein kinase GSO1, translated as MKLIPVRHSAMGSIWMCHFFLLLSILNTSFISIMANNATDSYWLLRIKSELVDPLGALGNWSPSTHVCNWNGITCAADQEHIIGLNLSSSGISGSISVEFGHLASIQTLDLSSNSLSGSIPSELGELQNLRILQLYSNDISGNIPAEIGNMRKLQILRIGDNMLTGEIPPSIANMSELTVLAIGYCHLNGSIPVGIGKLKHLISLDLQMNSLGGPIPEEIQGCEELQNFAASNNMFEGDIPFSMGSLKSLKILNLANNSLSGSIPPALSHLSNLTYLNLLGNKLHGEIPSVLNSLIQLQKLDLSKNNLSGSIPLLNVKLQSLEALVLSDNALTGSIPNNFCLRGSKLQQLFLARNMLSGKFPLELLNCPSIQQLDLSDNSFEGELPASLDKLNSLTYLVLNNNSFVGSLPPEIGNISSLEGLFLFGNFLTGKIPMEIGRLQRLSTIYLYDNQMSGLIPREITNCTSLEEIDFFGNHFTGPIPETIGKLKDLVVLHLRQNDLSGPIPPSMGYCKSLQILALADNMLSGSIPPTFSYLSELTKITLYNNSFEGPLPHSLSSLKSLKIINFSNNKFSGSFFPLTGSNSLTILDLTNNSFSGPIPSTLANSRNLSRLRLGKNYLTGSIPSEFHQLTELNFLDLSFNNLTGEMPPQLLNSKKIEHILMSNNRLSGKLPVWLGSLQELGELDLSYNSFSGRVPSELGNCSKLLKLSLHHNNLSGEIPQELGNLTALNVFNLQRNGFSGPIPPTIQQCTKLYELRLSENFLTGTIPVELGGLAELQVILDLSKNLFTGEIPPSLGNLMKLERLNLSFNQLKGNVPPSLGKLTSLHVLNLSNNHLEGQIPPTFSGFPLSSFLNNHGLCGPPLRSCSESTALGEMQLSNKQVAAIIVAIVFTSTVICLVMLYIMLRIWCNWRKVAISSAEGGTVAHKARNGEYWNMNSFGLIPSPDKQNSATTTSFYNLKMETMENTHM; from the coding sequence ATGAAACTTATACCTGTGAGACATTCTGCAATGGGTTCCATTTGGATGTGCCATTTCTTTCTGTTACTGTCCATACTAAATACttcttttatttcaattatggcCAACAATGCAACAGATTCCTACTGGCTTCTCAGAATTAAATCAGAATTGGTAGATCCATTAGGAGCACTTGGCAACTGGTCTCCATCAACTCATGTCTGCAACTGGAATGGAATAACATGTGCAGCTGATCAGGAACATATTATTGGCCTGAATCTGTCGAGTTCAGGAATATCCGGTTCCATTTCAGTTGAGTTCGGTCACCTTGCTTCTATTCAAACTCTTGATTTGTCTTCAAATTCTCTTTCTGGCTCCATCCCTTCGGAGCTGGGGGAGCTTCAAAATCTAAGAATATTGCAACTATACTCAAATGATATCTCTGGGAACATTCCTGCAGAGATAGGTAACATGAGGAAGTTGCAAATTCTTAGAATAGGGGACAACATGTTGACAGGTGAAATTCCACCTAGTATTGCCAATATGAGTGAATTGACAGTTTTGGCAATAGGATACTGCCACTTGAATGGAAGCATACCAGTTGGGATTGGAAAATTGAAGCATCTAATATCTCTTGATTTACAAATGAACAGCCTTGGTGGCCCCATACCTGAAGAGATTCAAGGCTGTGAAGAACTCCAAAACTTTGCAGCATCAAACAACATGTTTGAAGGAGACATACCTTTCTCTATGGGGTCTCTTAAATCATTGAAAATTCTGAACCTGGCCAATAACAGTTTATCTGGATCAATTCCTCCAGCTTTGAGTCATCTTTCTAACTTGACATACCTGAATTTGCTCGGAAACAAACTACATGGAGAAATTCCTTCTGTGCTTAATAGTCTGATTCAGCTGCAGAAGTTAGACTTGTCCAAAAACAACCTCTCTGGATCAATACCTCTCCTTAATGTAAAATTGCAAAGTCTTGAAGCTCTAGTTCTGTCTGATAATGCTTTGACAGGTAGCATTCCAAATAACTTCTGCCTCAGAGGTTCAAAGCTTCAACAACTTTTTTTGGCTAGAAACATGCTCTCTGGCAAGTTTCCTTTGGAGCTACTCAACTGCCCCTCAATCCAACAGTTGGACCTTTCTGATAACAGTTTTGAAGGAGAACTTCCTGCAAGCCTGGACAAACTGAATAGCCTCACATATCTCGTTCTCAACAACAACAGCTTTGTTGGATCTCTACCTCCCGAAATTGGGAACATTAGTAGCTTAGAGGGTCTTTTCCTATTTGGTAACTTCTTGACAGGTAAAATTCCAATGGAGATTGGAAGGCTGCAGAGATTGAGCACCATTTACCTCTATGACAACCAGATGTCTGGACTCATACCAAGAGAGATAACAAACTGCACAAGCTTAGAGGAAATTGACTTCTTTGGTAATCACTTCACAGGGCCCATTCCGGAGACTATAGGTAAGCTCAAGGACTTAGTTGTTCTGCATCTTAGGCAGAATGACTTGTCTGGTCCGATCCCACCAAGCATGGGGTACTGTAAAAGCCTTCAGATATTGGCCTTAGCAGATAACATGTTGTCTGGTTCCATTCCACCTACATTCAGTTACCTCTCGGAACTCACCAAAATTACCCTTTACAACAACTCCTTTGAAGGACCTCTCCCTCATTCACTCTCTTCTCTCAAGAGCCTCAAAATCATCAACTTTTCAAACAACAAGTTCAGTGGAAGTTTCTTTCCTCTCACTGGTTCAAATTCTCTTACCATTCTGGATTTGACCAACAACAGCTTCTCAGGTCCCATCCCTTCCACTCTAGCCAATTCTAGAAACCTCAGCCGTCTCAGACTTGGAAAAAATTATCTCACCGGAAGCATTCCTTCTGAATTTCACCAACTAACTGAGCTCAATTTTCTTGATTTATCATTCAACAATTTAACAGGAGAGATGCCACCTCAACTCTTGAACTCCAAGAAAATTGAACACATCCTGATGAGTAACAACAGGTTGAGTGGCAAATTACCTGTTTGGTTGGGAAGCTTACAAGAACTTGGTGAGCTAGATCTCTCATACAATAGCTTCAGTGGGAGGGTACCTTCTGAGCTTGGTAACTGCTCAAAATTGCTCAAGCTTTCTCTCCATCACAACAATCTCTCCGGTGAAATCCCACAAGAGCTTGGAAACCTCACTGCCCTCAATGTCTTCAATTTGCAAAGGAACGGATTCTCTGGCCCCATTCCTCCAACAATTCAGCAATGCACAAAACTGTATGAGCTTAGGCTCTCAGAGAACTTTTTAACAGGTACCATACCAGTTGAGCTAGGAGGGCTTGCTGAGTTGCAAGTGATATTGGACTTGAGTAAAAATCTATTTACTGGTGAGATTCCACCATCTCTAGGAAACCTCATGAAGCTAGAGAGACTCAACCTCTCTTTCAACCAACTTAAAGGAAACGTTCCTCCTTCACTAGGCAAACTCACAAGCCTGCACGTGTTGAATCTCTCAAACAACCATCTTGAAGGCCAGATTCCTCCAACATTTTCAGGATTCCCACTAAGCTCATTCCTGAACAATCACGGCTTGTGTGGCCCACCACTGAGATCATGCTCAGAATCTACGGCGCTGGGGGAAATGCAGCTATCAAACAAACAAGTGGCAGCGATCATTGTGGCCATTGTCTTTACTTCCACAGTGATATGCTTAGTGATGTTATACATCATGCTCAGGATCTGGTGCAACTGGAGAAAAGTGGCCATTTCAAGTGCAGAAGGTGGCACTGTTGCCCACAAGGCAAGGAATGGAGAGTATTGGAATATGAACTCATTTGGGTTGATTCCTTCACCAGATAAGCAGAATTCAGCAACAACAACTTCCTTCTATAATCTTAAAATGGAAACAATGGAAAATACACATATGTAA